Proteins found in one Rhodobacteraceae bacterium D3-12 genomic segment:
- a CDS encoding RidA family protein, producing the protein MSKIETRLAELGVTLPDAAAPAANYVPFVQIGDLVYVSGQISMENGALIKGKLGADLDTAAGAAAARCCAIALLAQLKAACGGDIDRLARVVKLTGFVNSTADFTEQPQVINGCSDFLVDALGDAGRHSRSAVSAASLPLGVAVEIEAIFQIA; encoded by the coding sequence ATGTCCAAGATCGAAACCCGCCTTGCAGAGCTCGGCGTCACCCTGCCCGATGCCGCCGCCCCCGCCGCCAACTACGTGCCCTTCGTGCAGATCGGCGATCTGGTCTATGTCTCCGGGCAAATCTCGATGGAAAATGGCGCGCTGATCAAGGGCAAGCTCGGCGCCGATCTTGACACCGCCGCCGGTGCCGCCGCCGCGCGCTGCTGCGCCATTGCCCTTCTGGCCCAGCTCAAAGCCGCCTGCGGTGGCGATATTGACCGCCTCGCGCGCGTCGTGAAACTCACCGGCTTCGTCAATTCCACTGCTGATTTCACCGAACAGCCACAGGTCATCAACGGCTGCTCCGATTTCCTCGTTGACGCACTCGGCGATGCTGGCCGCCATTCCCGCTCTGCCGTCTCTGCCGCATCGCTCCCCCTCGGTGTCGCGGTCGAGATCGAAGCGATCTTCCAGATCGCCTAA
- a CDS encoding HlyD family type I secretion periplasmic adaptor subunit, with the protein MANDTQKRWSARLPLFIGFFGLLLLVGGFGTWATMSEIAGAVVAQGRIEVEQNRQVVQHPYGGVVAEILVAEGDSVRAGQTLIKLDPVEWQSKKAILEGELFEIMARRGRLEAERDGKTEITFTQELTARAATHPDVRELMEGQASLMRARAESMTREADQLARQREQLTNQIDGIDAQTSAIKTQLGYIGEELTSQQALLAKGLAQAARVLALQREQAGLSGSIGELTARKAQAHARITEIEIQILKLETRRREEAITTLRDLRQREVELLEERRAIDERLTRLAITAPVNGIVYDLSVHARRSVISPAEPLLFLVPQDRPLVIAAQVDPIHVDLIYVGQRVTLRFPAFDQRETPDIFGQVAKLSADAFTDDLTGATFYRAEIVLDEGEHARLPEGANLIPGMPVDSFIRTDDRTPLAYLLRPIAVYFSKAFRES; encoded by the coding sequence ATGGCCAATGACACTCAAAAACGTTGGAGCGCGCGCCTGCCGCTCTTTATCGGATTTTTCGGCCTTCTCCTTCTGGTCGGTGGCTTTGGCACATGGGCCACGATGAGCGAAATCGCCGGGGCCGTCGTCGCCCAGGGCCGTATCGAAGTCGAACAGAACCGCCAGGTGGTGCAGCACCCCTACGGCGGCGTTGTCGCCGAAATCCTCGTCGCCGAAGGCGACAGCGTGCGCGCCGGTCAGACCCTGATCAAACTCGACCCGGTTGAATGGCAATCCAAGAAAGCCATCCTCGAAGGCGAGTTGTTCGAGATCATGGCCCGCCGCGGCCGCCTAGAAGCCGAACGCGATGGCAAGACCGAGATCACCTTCACCCAAGAGCTGACCGCCCGCGCCGCCACCCACCCGGACGTGCGCGAATTGATGGAAGGCCAAGCCAGCCTCATGCGCGCCCGCGCCGAAAGCATGACCCGCGAAGCCGACCAGCTCGCCCGCCAACGCGAACAGCTCACCAATCAGATCGACGGCATCGACGCACAGACCAGCGCGATCAAAACCCAACTTGGCTACATCGGCGAGGAACTGACCTCGCAACAGGCCCTGCTGGCCAAAGGGCTGGCACAGGCCGCCCGCGTCCTCGCCCTGCAACGCGAACAGGCCGGCCTCTCCGGCAGCATCGGCGAACTCACCGCCCGCAAGGCACAGGCCCACGCCCGCATCACCGAGATCGAGATCCAGATTCTCAAGCTCGAAACCCGCCGCCGCGAAGAGGCCATCACCACCCTGCGCGACCTGCGCCAGCGCGAGGTCGAGCTGCTCGAAGAGCGCCGCGCCATCGACGAACGCCTCACCCGGCTGGCGATCACCGCGCCGGTGAATGGCATTGTCTATGACCTTTCGGTGCATGCCCGCCGCTCGGTGATAAGCCCGGCTGAACCGCTCTTGTTCCTCGTCCCCCAAGATCGCCCGCTGGTTATCGCCGCACAGGTCGATCCGATCCATGTTGATCTGATCTATGTCGGGCAACGCGTGACCCTGCGCTTCCCGGCGTTCGACCAACGCGAAACCCCCGACATCTTCGGTCAGGTGGCAAAACTCTCCGCCGACGCCTTTACCGATGATCTCACCGGGGCCACCTTCTATCGTGCCGAAATCGTGCTTGACGAAGGTGAACACGCGCGCCTGCCCGAAGGGGCCAACCTGATCCCCGGCATGCCCGTGGACAGCTTCATCCGCACCGATGACCGCACCCCTCTGGCCTATCTCCTGCGCCCGATCGCGGTCTATTTCTCCAAGGCGTTCCGCGAAAGCTGA
- a CDS encoding VacJ family lipoprotein has translation MPANRPFLPILHRPLKGLATAVFVALSLAACSTPGPGGAPGGIHDPYEETNRSTHKLNLALDRGILRPAGKGYTGVVPDPVEDTVSNFAANLALPGTVVNNVLQGDLKGAWVNTFRFAFNTVFGIGGLGDPASEVGIDAVNTDFGETLHVWGVPEGAYVELPVLGPSTERDAVGKIVDLFTNPLSYTLPKPEKYYGTGASAFATLGARGRYSDTIDSILYESADSYAQSRLIYLQNRRFELGSDDGSGYVDPYEDLYGDPYADPYAE, from the coding sequence TTGCCTGCGAACCGACCTTTTTTGCCCATCCTGCACCGGCCTTTGAAGGGTCTTGCGACGGCGGTTTTTGTTGCTTTGTCGCTGGCGGCGTGTAGCACGCCGGGACCGGGGGGCGCGCCGGGCGGGATTCATGATCCTTACGAGGAAACCAACCGCTCGACCCACAAGCTCAACCTTGCTTTGGATCGCGGTATTCTGCGGCCTGCGGGCAAGGGGTATACCGGCGTTGTGCCGGACCCGGTCGAGGATACGGTTTCGAATTTCGCGGCCAATCTGGCCTTGCCCGGAACGGTGGTGAACAACGTGCTTCAGGGCGACCTGAAGGGCGCGTGGGTCAACACGTTCCGGTTTGCATTCAACACCGTGTTCGGGATTGGCGGGCTGGGCGATCCGGCGAGCGAAGTCGGGATTGACGCGGTGAACACCGATTTCGGCGAGACGCTTCATGTTTGGGGCGTGCCGGAGGGGGCGTATGTCGAGTTGCCCGTCTTGGGGCCCTCAACCGAGCGCGATGCGGTTGGCAAGATTGTCGATCTGTTTACCAACCCGCTGTCTTATACCCTGCCCAAGCCGGAGAAGTATTACGGCACCGGCGCGAGCGCCTTTGCCACCTTGGGTGCCCGGGGCCGGTATTCGGACACGATCGATTCGATCCTCTATGAAAGCGCGGACAGCTATGCGCAATCTCGGCTGATATATCTGCAAAATCGTCGGTTCGAACTTGGATCGGATGATGGTAGTGGTTATGTCGACCCCTACGAAGACCTATATGGTGATCCTTATGCAGACCCTTATGCCGAATAA